CCTAATGACGCAATTAGATAATAAAAGTAGCTTCAACCTTGCATTGGAAAACTACGCCAACCAGCCAGAAACCTATATCGCTCTACTCGATATCGATAACTTTGATCACTTAAACCGTGCTTATGGTGAAGCCGTGGGTGACAAGATGATCAAGCTAACAGCTGAGGCATTGCGCTCGTACTTTCCGAAGCCTAAAGGGCTGTGCCTTGCTCGTGTTGGAGGCAAAGAGTTCGCGGTATTATTCAAAGCAAACGACGCTAACGACGCCAAGTTCCAACTGGATCAATGCCGAATTGGCGTAGCAGAGAAAACGATTGTGATGCCAGACATCAGCCTCTCTATAGACGTGAGTGTCGGTTTTTCTCAAATAGAGGGAGAGCCAGATACAGCCCTAGCACTTGCTGAGCAAGCAAAGCTTATCGCTCAACAACTTGGAAAAAATCGAGTTGAAGGCCACATCAGGGTAGTTGCAAAGGCTTCGTAAGTTGCCCTAGCAAATCCCTTACTCGGATACCGATGAAAACAAAGCACCTAGGGTTCACGCTCTCGGTGCTTTTGTTTTTATAGAAAGTCATTACAATGCGCGTTCAACACGACAACCTCACCTTTCTGACGATACGAACCTTATGAAGCTAAGTAACCGACTGCAAACTCTCCACTCCCTTGTCAGTAATGACTACCAACACATTTGGGACTGTTGCTGTGATCATGGCTTCTTGGGCGTTCAACTGTTGGCGGATAACAAAGCCCCTAACATTCACTTTGTCGATATTGTTCCGTCCCTAATGAGCGAGCTAGAAAGCAAACTGGCGCGTTACTTTCCCCAAAGCGAGATGGCACAACAAAAAGTCACTAGCCAATGGCAAGTCTACTGTATGGATGTCTCTGCAATCCCATTGGAAAAACACACAGGCAAGCATCTGGTCATCATTGCAGGAGTCGGTGGCGATCTAACACAGAAGCTTGTGGACGATATTCACCGCCAGCATCCAGACAAAACAATCGACTTCTTGCTCTGCCCTGTTCATCAGCAATTTGAGCTAAGAAGCCACTTAAAATCGCTCAAGTTCGGCCTGATTGATGAGGTGTTGATTGAGGAGAATCGCCGCTACTACGAAATTTTATTGGTCAGCAATAACCGAGGTGAAAGAGTAGATACTTCGACAGTAAGCGAGATTTCAAACGTCGGTGACAAGATATGGGCTCCAATCAGCGATGAGCAGATTAAGGTATCTCAGCAGTACAAAGCTAAAACACTGCAGCACTACTTGCGTATCCATCAAGGGCAGGAGAAACAAGGTAAACCTAGCCAAGTGAAGCATATTATTGATGCCTACCAATCGGTTCAGCCATAGTAAGTACTAACTTGATTGTTGAAGGTTAAGAAAGTCGAATCAATAAAAAAGCCGATAGTTCAATGAGCTATCGGCTTTTTTAATACTATTTGTTCAGTTTGAGCTTACTGCTCTTGTTTCTTATAAAGCTTATCAGCCTCATCAACTGTCTCTACCTAAGAAGGCTTATCACCCCCATAGATCGTATCAAGGTAGGCATCTTTCTCTTTCCAAGTGTTGTTTAACCAGCTATGGAAGCGACGTTTAAATGCCTTATCTTCGAAGTAGTTACCATTCACGTTCTCATCCATTGGATGCAATTTAATACGCACAACGACCTTAGTCATTTTGCCTTTCAGCATATCTTCAAACGGAGAGGTTTGGTTTTCAGGGTAAGCTAAAGTCACATCCACGATGCCATCCAAAATTGGGCCCATTGCAGATAAGGCAAAAGCCACACCACCCGTTTTCGGCTTCAATAGATGGCGGTAAGGAGTTTTCGCTGACACAAGTTTCTCATGGTTTGCACGAGTCCCTTCAACAAAGTTAACCAATGTTGTCGGTGCTAATTTGAACTTAGTACACGCTTTATTGATTGCATTGAAGTCATCATTACGGCGTTCAGGGTTACGTAATAGAAACTCACGAGAGTGACGTCTCATGAATGGCATATCTAAACCCCAGCATGCCAAACCAACAAATGGTACGTACAGCAATTCGTGTTTCAAGAAGTACTTAGTCATCGGCATTTTGTCTTTTAAGATCGAAGACAAAATCACAATATCCGCCCAGCTTAGGTGGTTAGACATCATCAAATACCACTGCTTGGTCGAAATATCTTCTCCCCCTTCCACTTGCCATTCGATGTCGTTGTTGGCGTTCAACATCCATAAATTGAGAGAAGCCCAGCACCAGAATGTGAAGTTAGCTAAGCGAGTGCATGATTTTTGAACGACAGAGATTGGCAAAATAAGTTTGATTAGGGCAAACAAACTCACAGCCAATGCGGTGAATGCAGTATTAATGGTCACGAACAATACGTTCAAGGCCATACGAAGATTATCAAGCATAAAACACAGTTATATTGAGAACGAAAGCCGCCATTATACGCATCTATAAATTATTCTCTTCAGTAATTGGTTGAATATCCTAGGGGTCAAACCACTCAACCCATTTCAACAGTATTCAACTTGCTAAAGCCTATTAAAAAGAAACCAAAATACACAAAGGAGTCATTTGGACACAATGTTGACGTTGTCTTTTTGACAGCATTAGCTCCAACAATCACCCTTAAACCCAGTATTGATAAGCATTCTCATTATTGGCATGGTACATGCAACTCTAAAGTGTAAATAGTTGAGTATCCTTAATGAGATAACTTCTCTTCTTAAAGGTGATGATATGACAGATATTCCTCATGGTTTAGTCACAGGCAAAGTCCTAAACAAGACAGAATGGACAGATCAATTGTTCTCACTCCAAGTCAGTGCACCTGTCTCTTCTTATCAAGCAGGCCAGTTTACTAAGCTTGGTTTGCTCAATAACGAAGGTGAGTTCGTGAGACGTGCTTATTCCATGGTGAATGCACCAGAGCATGAGCAAGGCCATCAGCATCTAGAGTTTTTGATTATTAAGGATCAGAACGGTCAGCTCTCGCCTCAACTTCACGAATTGCAAGCTGGCGATGACATCTTTGTCGGGAAAGACCCAAGTGGTTTTATGACATTAGATGAAATCCCAGAGATCGCCGACGATCTATGGATGCTTTCAACCGGAACCGCGGTAGGCCCGTTTATCTCAATGCTTGAGAGCATGCAGATACAGCAAAATGAGTTGGCTTCAGACAAAGCCTCTTCATTCAAAAACCTGGTTCTGGTGCATGCCGTAAGAACAGAGCAAGACCTGACTTATCGCGATCGTATCACTCAACTCGTTGATCACTTTCAAGGGAGACTTAAATATGTGCCAATTATTTCTAGAGAATCAGTTACCGGAACTTTGCGCGGACGAATCCCAAGTTTGTTACTTGGAGGCGACCTCGAGCAAGCCGCGTCTGTCACTTTCAATCAAACCCGCAGTTTCTTCTACCTTTGCGGCAATCCGCAAATGGTTCGTGACACAAGTGACGCGCTAACAAGTTTAGGTTTCGAAAAACACTTACGTAGGAAGCCTGGTCAATTCAGCAGTGAAAATTACTGGTAAAGATAGGCCACCTAAAACACCGAAGTATCTATTTCAAAGAACAGTTAAAGTTAAATAAGAGGTTCTATATGAGTCATTTACGTATTCCTTCTCACTGGAAAATCCAACGTTCAACACCGTTTTTCACTAAAGACAACATCCCAGCAGCATTGCTCAATCATCACAATACAGCAGAAGGCGTGTTTGGTCAGATCTGCGTAATGGAAGGCACCGTCACTTTCTATGGCTTTGCCGATGCAGAAGCGACAGAACCGGAAACCGTTATCACTATTGAAGCAGGGCAATTTGCCACTAGTCCACCTCAATATTGGCACCGAGTAGAACTGAGTGACGACGCGCAATTCAACATTAACTTCTGGTCAGAAAAAGAGACCAAGAAAATGTTCAATACTCGAAAGTAAGACCGATTCTGCATTGATGAACTTATAAGCAAGCTACATCGTAATGTGATTTTTGATGTTCAGTAAATAACAACAAGAGACCAAATAACCATAGTAATTACAATGACTAATGGTGATAGACAATACAAAAAAACTCTAGCACACTGAACGGAGTTGTTAGCTTTTACCCCTTATCAAATAAACATAATTGGGGTATTCATTTTTAAGGTAAGAGAGGAAGCCATGCTCAACATTGCTTTTTTTAGCTCAAAATCATACGACGAAAAATCATTCAACCTTGCGAAAGGCGAACTCAACGCTGAGTTTCATTTCCATGATTTTCGCCTCACCACAACCACAGCGAAAATGGCGCACGACAATGAAGTGGTTTGTGCATTTGTAAACGACGACCTATCGCGAGAAGTGTTAGAGATTCTTGCACAAGGCGGTACAAAACTGATTGCAATGCGCTGTGCTGGCTTTGACAAGGTCGACCTAGACGCAGCCAAAGAGCTTGGCTTGCAAGTGGTGCGCGTTCCTGCTTATTCACCAGAGTCAGTAGCTGAGCACACTGTCGGCATGATGATGTGTTTGAACCGTAAACTTCACAAGGCATACCAACGCACTCGTGATGCAAACTTCTCTCTAGAAGGTTTGGTTGGCTTTAACTTCTACGGCAAAACTGTGGGTGTGATTGGTTCCGGTAAAATTGGCCTAGCGACCATGCGTATTCTGAAAGGCTTGGGTATGAACATCTTATGTTACGACCCATACCCAAACCCACTAGCCGTTGAGCTAGGCGCTAAATATGTAGAGCTAGACGAACTTTACAAAGAATCGGATGTGATTTCTCTGCACTGCCCAATGAGTAAAGAGAATTACCATCTATTAGACGCGACTGCATTTGAGAAGATGAAAGACGGAGTGATGATCGTCAACACCAGCCGTGGTGAACTACTGGATTCCACAGCGGCTATCGAAGCGCTTAAACAGAGTAAGATTGGTGCGCTTGGTCTTGATGTGTATGACAACGAGAAAGAACTGTTCTTCCAAGACAAATCGAATGACGTAATTGTTGATGACGTGTTCCGCCGTCTATCGGCTTGTCACAACGTGCTGTTCACTGGTCACCAAGCTTTCTTAACCAAAGATGCTCTGTTCAATATTGCGAACACAACTCTAACCAGCGTTGACGCTTTCTTTGCAGGCAACACTAGCGGCAACGAACTTGTCCAATAACGGACTGAGTTAAAAACAAACTAGCTCTACAAATACAAAGCCACGCCAGTTCTTGAGAACAGCGTGGCTTCTTGATTTATACCTGTATGGTAAACAGAACTAGATGCAGAAGTGGCAGTCCTCGATATCTAAACCATAGGTGCCTTTGCGAATCGCCAGGTGTTCTTCCCCTGCTTTCAGGCCCATCTCATAACCTGCATCCAATACTGCTTTATCCATGGTGAGTCGCTTAACCGCGAACGCCTCAGGTGGCGCTATCACCTTAATGGTCGCATCTTTTGGTGGATTACGAATGAACTCCAATGATTGGTTATAGTTTTCAGCACGCACCGCCATCGACTCTGCAATGTTGGGGAATTTCTTTAACAGCTTTTTCAGCATCCATTGATATTTCTGCGGCTTCATTCGGTAGCTCAGTGGATGGGAAAGAATCACAGTTATCTCTCGTGCACCGCGGCGGTATGCTTCACGAACTGGGATTGAGTCCGCGACCCCACCATCGGTATAACAACCACCAGAGAAACACGGTGTTTCACGATAAGCGATAGGTAGGGCAGTTGTTGCCTCAACCACGTTCGAGAGATTTTCTGGCTTGATGTGATAGTAGTCTGCACTGCCTGTGTCAACGTTAGTCACCGCTGCAATAAGTGGAATGCTTGAAAATAGCTCTCCCCAATCCAGTGGGTAACGTTGGTTTGATTCATTCCATAACCACTTCACGTCAACCAAGTTGCCACCTTTAGCGAAGCGAGCTGGATTAAAGAACATTTTATCGGTCGCCATCGTGGTAATCACACTGTAGCTGCGTTTTGGCGCCTGAGATAAGTAACCAACCAGATTCGACACACCCGCAGATACACCAATCGCAAAATCATAAGGACGAAAATCATCTTGCATAAAGGCGTCTAATACTCCGGCTGCAAAGATGCCTCTCATTGCCCCACCCTCAACGATTAATGCACTTTTACTCATCTCAAACTCTACTACTTTATAAACTGATAGCCGTAGGATAATCCCACCCAAATCATAAAGATAATGGGCATAATTTATTACTTCGATAGGAAAAAGCTATCGTTAGGTAATAGGCTAAGATTCAATAACTTAATTACTTATTTAAAACAGGTAACAAAAAAGGCCATTGAGTGATTAACTCAACGGCCTTTCATTTAACAAATCAAGCCAATCGATTATGACTTAAATTCACTCACATCGATTTCAAGCAGCTTACCAATACCTTCACCGTATGCTGGGTCAGCCTTGTAACAGTGTCTTAGGTGACGCAGCTGAATCTCTTTAGGCACGCCGCCTAAGTTACGTGCTGTGTTATCGAACAGGATTGCTTGTTGTTCTGCAGTCATTAAGCGGAACAAATCACCCGGTTGTGAGAAGTAATCTTCATCTTCACGGTGGTCCCAATGCGCTGCCGCACCGTCAAGATTCAATGCTGGTTCTGCAAAATCTGGTTGCTCTGCCCATTGGCCTTCATTGTTTGGCTCATAACCTAGTGTGCTGCCAAAGTTACCATCGACACGCATCGCACCGTCACGGTGGTAGCTGTGGACTGGGCAACGAGGTGCATTCACTGGAATATGCTGATGGTTCACACCTAAACGGTAGCGCTGCGCATCACCGTAAGCAAACAAGCGACCTTGTAGCATTCTGTCTGGAGAGAAGCTGATACCCGGAACCACGTTAGCAGGGTTGAATGCTGACTGCTCTACTTCAGCGAAGAAGTTTTCAGGGTTACGGTTAAGCTC
The window above is part of the Vibrio chagasii genome. Proteins encoded here:
- a CDS encoding tRNA (adenine(22)-N(1))-methyltransferase TrmK — translated: MKLSNRLQTLHSLVSNDYQHIWDCCCDHGFLGVQLLADNKAPNIHFVDIVPSLMSELESKLARYFPQSEMAQQKVTSQWQVYCMDVSAIPLEKHTGKHLVIIAGVGGDLTQKLVDDIHRQHPDKTIDFLLCPVHQQFELRSHLKSLKFGLIDEVLIEENRRYYEILLVSNNRGERVDTSTVSEISNVGDKIWAPISDEQIKVSQQYKAKTLQHYLRIHQGQEKQGKPSQVKHIIDAYQSVQP
- a CDS encoding acyltransferase — translated: MLDNLRMALNVLFVTINTAFTALAVSLFALIKLILPISVVQKSCTRLANFTFWCWASLNLWMLNANNDIEWQVEGGEDISTKQWYLMMSNHLSWADIVILSSILKDKMPMTKYFLKHELLYVPFVGLACWGLDMPFMRRHSREFLLRNPERRNDDFNAINKACTKFKLAPTTLVNFVEGTRANHEKLVSAKTPYRHLLKPKTGGVAFALSAMGPILDGIVDVTLAYPENQTSPFEDMLKGKMTKVVVRIKLHPMDENVNGNYFEDKAFKRRFHSWLNNTWKEKDAYLDTIYGGDKPS
- a CDS encoding ferredoxin--NADP reductase produces the protein MTDIPHGLVTGKVLNKTEWTDQLFSLQVSAPVSSYQAGQFTKLGLLNNEGEFVRRAYSMVNAPEHEQGHQHLEFLIIKDQNGQLSPQLHELQAGDDIFVGKDPSGFMTLDEIPEIADDLWMLSTGTAVGPFISMLESMQIQQNELASDKASSFKNLVLVHAVRTEQDLTYRDRITQLVDHFQGRLKYVPIISRESVTGTLRGRIPSLLLGGDLEQAASVTFNQTRSFFYLCGNPQMVRDTSDALTSLGFEKHLRRKPGQFSSENYW
- a CDS encoding DUF1971 domain-containing protein, which produces MSHLRIPSHWKIQRSTPFFTKDNIPAALLNHHNTAEGVFGQICVMEGTVTFYGFADAEATEPETVITIEAGQFATSPPQYWHRVELSDDAQFNINFWSEKETKKMFNTRK
- a CDS encoding 2-hydroxyacid dehydrogenase, producing MLNIAFFSSKSYDEKSFNLAKGELNAEFHFHDFRLTTTTAKMAHDNEVVCAFVNDDLSREVLEILAQGGTKLIAMRCAGFDKVDLDAAKELGLQVVRVPAYSPESVAEHTVGMMMCLNRKLHKAYQRTRDANFSLEGLVGFNFYGKTVGVIGSGKIGLATMRILKGLGMNILCYDPYPNPLAVELGAKYVELDELYKESDVISLHCPMSKENYHLLDATAFEKMKDGVMIVNTSRGELLDSTAAIEALKQSKIGALGLDVYDNEKELFFQDKSNDVIVDDVFRRLSACHNVLFTGHQAFLTKDALFNIANTTLTSVDAFFAGNTSGNELVQ
- a CDS encoding patatin family protein, with the protein product MSKSALIVEGGAMRGIFAAGVLDAFMQDDFRPYDFAIGVSAGVSNLVGYLSQAPKRSYSVITTMATDKMFFNPARFAKGGNLVDVKWLWNESNQRYPLDWGELFSSIPLIAAVTNVDTGSADYYHIKPENLSNVVEATTALPIAYRETPCFSGGCYTDGGVADSIPVREAYRRGAREITVILSHPLSYRMKPQKYQWMLKKLLKKFPNIAESMAVRAENYNQSLEFIRNPPKDATIKVIAPPEAFAVKRLTMDKAVLDAGYEMGLKAGEEHLAIRKGTYGLDIEDCHFCI